The Chitinophaga pinensis DSM 2588 region TTGCCTTTAGGAATAGATGCAGTGTTGATCTTAACAGCGGTATCTAACAGTTGAATTTTGAAATCGGGCATTTTCCTGCCGATTCCTGGCGGCAAAGGCCGTTGTCTTTCGCAACTAAATATCCCTATCAATAACAGGGCTACAAACAATACTCTCATCTTTATGATATTTTATTATTGGCTGCTTTCCAGATATAATCTATCAGTAACAGTCCGAAAGAGAAAAATATTAATATCGGCAGCATCTGGAATCGCAAGGCGATCTGGGATGCGAATACGCTAAATCCAAAATTGATGATCCATAAACCGAAGGCCAACAGTAAGCCGACTGACAAGGATTTATTGTATTTGAATCCTTTCAGCAATACAAAACCAAACAAGCTGAATATGAAAACAACGTTCATCATTCCTACAAGAATAGGATAGAAGTTGAGAATGGTGACTTTCAGATCCTTGAAATGAGTTTTTAACTTGCGGGATTCAAATCCAAACCACTGTTGGCCAATAGGCGCAATACTGTCTTTACCCATATTATAGGTATCCAGGAACTCGACCGGTGGCGCATAGTACTTCATGGTATTAGGAACCAGGTAGTATTGGGTAAACGTAACTGGATACTGTTTTATCAGGTAAGCACCATATTCAGAGAACAGTGGTCCTACGGACGCCCATTTCTTCAATATATGCGCTGTGGAATCTTTCTTGAACTTTTGATACATATATTGCTGCAGCGGAGACTTAGGATCCCACATATACCAGGTATTTGCAATCATCATTTCTTGTTGATGCATGAAGATGTTGCGGGTTGTATCAAAGTAAGTTCGCACCATCTTGTCGAGTTGTTTAAACTTCGCAGGCATGGGCGGTGGAGGTTCGTCTTGTACAAAGCGATAAGCATACAAGGCATTATTGGCCATCTGCCAGCCGCTAAAAGGAGAGAATTGACGAATACCAGTAAGCCGGTCATATTGATTGCTGGTATGCCAGACAAATCCTGCTATCAGGACCATGCTTGACAACATGCCGACTACCTTCATTCTCCATGGCTGTCGGCTAATTAGAAATGCAATAGCTGCCACTATTGGGTAAAACAGCGCGTTATATCTCACAGTAAAGGCCAACAGGATAATTACAGCGTGCCAGATGATCAACCCTTTATTAGGTCGATGTAATATCCATAACAACAATGTAAACCAGATCAGACTTAGACTCAGAAACAGCGCATCACTGGATACATAGTTAGCGATGAAAAAAAATACGGGATTAAAAAGCATTCCTGCTAATAACAAGCCAAATATCACTTTCCCAGGTTTGTAGAAATAAGCCAGTGTTAATACCAGCATTAGCGCACTGGATTGTAGCAGCAGGTATTGGAAGCCCACTAATGCTGTATCCCAAATAGTAAAAGTGCTGAAGAATCTTAAAAATTTCGAATAGCCAATTGGATAGGTATTGATGCTAAAATTGCCGTATGCAGATTCCAGGTAAACATAAGAATCACCATCAATAAACCCTGCAGATGGATAGAAATGTTTAAATATCAGGAATTGAAGAATGATTGCTAGTCCTGCCAACCAGATCAATGCCTTATTCCAGGGTTGCTCCCATATAAACTCCTTAAACGAAGGGACTTTTTTAGGGGCGGTAGCAACAGGCACCTCTTCACCGGATTTCTCTTCGTGATACTCTTGTTCGGTATTGATTGCCCAGATATTGTCTTTGGCTGTGACACCAGCAATGATATTATCCACAGCGACCATAGCAGTAAGCATGGAATGGTCTGCGTTATTATATTTATGCATACCATTGCGTCCTACCAGGAATATATTCTCCAGCTTATCTGTATAAGCTCTTACTTTATCAAATTGCTCGTAGGCACCGAAATATGCAGGATAAGTCTTTTCCACTCTCAGAACAGTACTATCTAATACATTGTCTGTGGAGGCCAAACCTATTTTCTCTAACTCCCGGATTGCCAGAGCGGCGATTTCAGTATCTGGTAGTTTCCAAAAGTCGTCTGTTTCATTACAGAAGAACTCCATTCCTACCCAGGCGGTGTCAGGGTCCTTAACCATATATGGGCTCCAATTGTTAAATAGTTGTAGACGGCCTACTTTCACGTCTTTCTCCTGGATGTATATCCAGGTATCTTCTAATTTCAAAGGCTTCCATTCACCGGTGTGCTTATCTAGGAAAGATAATCTCCTTAACAAAATACCCACCGTAATGAAATCCCTATATTGGAGTTTAGATGCAATATCTCTCACGGGAACCGGTACGTCACCTACTATGCCGCCTATTAACTCCTTAACAGGCATTGTACTGAAGAAGTATTCACCTGTCAATCTCATTTCTTCACCAGTCTGCCTGTTTACAGCCGTTACCACTGTCACCTTATTATCTTCTGTATAAATATTCTTTACATCACAATGCATGTGGATAATACCGCCCATTTCCTGTACCTGTCTCGCTACCTCCTCCCACAGCTGTCCTGGTCCTAGCTTAGGATAGAAGAATTTTTCTATCAGACTCGTTTCTGTTCCTTTCTGTGCGACATCCCCCTGATTCTTTGTCTTCTTTTTTGATAATTCCTGTATTGCGTGTTCAATAGCCTTATGGATGCTTACCCCTTTGATACGCTGTGCCCCCCATTCTGCAGGGATCTCATTACATGGTACTCCCCATACTTTCTCCGTATAGTCTTTAAAAAAGAGATTATATAAAGTCTTTCCAAAGCGATTAATCATGAAATCAGCCAGACTCTTCTCTGGCTTCTTAGGGAATAACTGCGCCCATAAATAGGATATGAGAATGGCGATCGTCCGGCCAACACCTAGCTTCCTCAAAGTGTCTACGGATAATGTAATAGGATAGGTAAAGAACCTCCGCAAAAAGTAAATCCTGGAAAGCCGGTTGCGCACCAGCATCACTTTATCAGGATCATCGCTCTTAATGCCAGGGAAGTCTTTTCTATTTATTTCTCTCGTTTTATTCTGATATGAGATCTTATGTGTATCATTCCCTTCTTCCAATGGCAGTATATTCAACCACCATTGCATCACTCTGTCTGATTTAGAGAAAAAACGGTGGCCGCCGATATCCATACGGTTGCCTTTAAAGTTAATTGTCTTTGAGATACCACCTATATCTCCGCTTTTCTCTAATATAACAGGGATAATATCAGTACGCTGTAACATCTCATAAGCAGCAGTCAATCCAGCAGGACCTGCTCCAATGATAATGGCTTTTCTTTTTGACTCCATAATGTGGTATTGATAAATGTGAAACAGGGCGCCTCAAGAGGGTCATTGGTTAACTGTTCTAAAATACCACAGTATTTATTCTCATTTGTTAGGAGAAAGCGGATAATTATATGGCTGGGTCGGGAATTGGGTTTTCTTCGGCCGGCTTTGATTCTTGCCGGCTTTCTTGGATGACAAAACCTAATAATAGCACTGCGAAAGTCAGCGTGAATATAAATGGAAATGCCTGGTATCTTAATACTATTGGCGACGCCAGTACACTAAACGCAAGGTTACCTAGCCAGATCATTAGCATTACCCATAGGACTTTCCGGTAGTATGGGCTGACTTTTGAAAAACCTCCCAGTATTACAAAACCGATGAATCCGAAGAAGAAGATCACATTGATCATGGCTAGTAACAAAGGGAATATAGCAGTGAGTATGATGTTTTTGTTTTTGGAGAAATGATGAACCTTGTTGGATTTGTATCCAAACCAGCTGACTGCACCAGGATCAACAGTATCGCTACCCATGTTGTAAATGCCCAAGAACTCAGTTGGAGGTGAGTAGTAATTTAAAAAATTAGGCCAGATATAGTATTTCAGAAATGCACCGGGATGTTGTTTGATCAACCATGTACCGTATTGGCCATATAGAGGCGATACAGAAGCCCAACGCTTTAGATACGGCGTAGTGCTGTCTTTTTTATACTTGTCGGCTAAATAGAGCTTTAAAGGCGCCTTTTCATCCCATAAGTAATAGATCCCAAGTTCGCCGTCAGGACGTTGCTTGAGTTTACTAAGCGAGTCCATATGCTGTATAGTGAAATTATGCAGCTTCACAAATTGTTTAGGGATGTTTGTCCGTTTAGGGGGAACATGGGCATACATAAACAATGCATTACTGCCCATTTGCCAGCCTCCAAAAGGGGAGAATATCGAAACACCGAGTTGCTCTTTAAAAGTCAAGGTAGTATATGTGACGAACCAGGCCACAGGGAGTAATACAATAGCTATTCTCAACAACTTTTCCTTTAGTACGCCTTTGGTCATAAAAATCACCAAGATGCTGATAATTGGATAATATAAAGCGTTATATCGCACAGAAAATACAAAACCTAGTATTAGTGCATGAAATACGAACATTCTTATATTGGGTTCATAAATGAGCCAGAACAGGGTAGTTAGCCAGAGTAAGCTGAAGGTCGCGAATAGTGCATCGCTCGATACAAAGTTAGAGATGTATAGCCAGAGGGGATTCAGTACTAGTAGAGCGAACAATGTACCAATGAGCCATTTACCAGGCGCTAGTAAATATTTGATTGAAAATAAAAAGAATAGTATTGAGAATTGTAATAGCATGTATTGGAAAATAACCAGTCCTGCACTAGATCTATTGAAGACGCTTATAAACCGGAGGAATTTTGAATAGCCGACTGGCCACATGTTGATATTGACGTTATTGAGTGCGGCGTCTATGTAGGAATAAGAATCAGGGAGGAAGTTGGGATAAGGATAAAGCCGAAGAATTAATATTAGAAAAAATATCGCCAATATAGTAGAGCCGAACAATAACCATCTATTATCTTTTCTATCTAAAATATCATAAACAAAAGCTTTAGAAAATAATGGGGCTTTAAATTTCATATAAACTTAGGTTAACACGTTAATTTTAATAGGAAAGTTAGTTAAGGAGATAGAGTTATAAGTTACGAGATAGAGAATATTTCAACAGAGCATGTTAAGACAAATGTGTGAGCTGTACGCGCTGGTCATGGTTGTAAATTGCATAGCTCTTGACCGGGAGTATTAAGATAACTGTGAAGGTTAAAGAGGCCATGCAGAGGCTGCTGTTTTGAATTGCCAGCATTCTCTGATTAAAATCCTATCTCTAAACTAATCAGTTATCTGGTGGACAAGCTACAGCAGCCATTCAAGAAAGCTGGCCAACCGTCCGAAAAACGGTGAAATCAAATCCAGTAAAGATCTCTCCGATCTTTCCATGAAATGTACCGTTTGGGTATTCAGGAGATGCTCAAAGCTGAAATGGAGGAGCTATTAGGTTACGAGAAACCTGCACCAGAAGGTGTGGAGCACCCTAACAGCCGCAATGGATACAGTAAGAAAAGTGGAGCGTTAAGATAACTGTGTAAATTGTTTGTCCTGACCATATTTGTAAGTTGCATCGCTCTTGACCCAAAAGATTAATAAACTGTATTAACATAATGGGGTGGTCTCTTTGAGGCATGGTCCATTTTTTTGAGCCTGCATCAGACTGAGATAGACCACTTTTCGACAGCCTGTTCACCCGGTAATATGCTTCTGGCTTCGGTATATTTTCGGATTCCCCGGTTTACATTTTCAATCAGATTAGTCGTATAAATAATCTTAAAAATTTTCAGGGAAAACTCAAAAAGGTTGATAGATAATCCCAATTGCTATGCCAGAATTTGACGATGTAGGAATATTTGGCACCCCAGTTATCATCAAGTGCTGTAGGGTTGCCAGTGCTATATCACCGTCTGGAGCACTATAGATCTCGCATAAAGCAATAGTGGACCGCTTCTTGTCTTTCCAGACCACAAATTTTAGTGAGTTCCTTAGTTGATGAACTATGCAGACCTGAGTTTTTCCGGAGATACACAGACTTGATCGCGTCAACAAAGCCTTTCAGATTACCAGTACTTGTGATCAAAATATCTTCGACTACACGAGCCCTTAGATTAGTCAATACACTCTTCCAGAACACAGCGCTTTCATTTTGACAGATCCACATCCCTAATATTTCCTTATAACCATTATTATTAAGGCATACAGTTACACATTAACATGGTCGTTACGAACAAAATCCTATATCTACTAATTAAAAACTTCACCTCACAAATAACAAAACAAATCAGGCATCTATTTTTGTATCAACAATCGAAAGAAATTCTAAAATCATTTATTAAAACAGCGTTAAGCATTAAAAAGCGAGAAAAAAAATAGTTTTTAGAAATTTTCATATAAAAACTTCTTGGTTTAAAACCCATAGAACTGCATTCTTTAGAGAATACTTATTAGAAAGTATCTGATTTTAATATCAAAATATCCGGATATGGGGAAACCGAAAACCAGTATAAGAGAGTAGGTACTTAAACAATAAAAAAGAAAAAAATGAAAAAGGCAAAAATCATTCTAGCAAGCATCAGCATTCTCGCTTTAGTAGGCGGAGCATTTGCTTTTAAAGCAAGAACAGAAATAGGTAGATCTTATCTATGGACGAACTCCTATGTACAAGGAACTGTTACTTATCAATTACCAGGTCTTAGTTCTTTCTGTATAAACACTACAGCAATTAACTTAACAGATGTAAGACCCAATCCTACACAACTTCCTACCAGTACTTATAGGACAACTGCACCAAGCACTACCATTACTACACTAACATCAGGAACATTCACAAAAACAATTCCTTACCACACATGCGTTTTCACTGAAAATGTATACACAACAGTTGTGATATAATATTGTGATTGAATTACAATGTCAACAAAATAACTGGCTATATGAAAAATCTCTATAGCCAGTTATCTCACATCTCACAAAACATCAACAAATTTATACTCTTAGATAAGAGTATCTCCGCTTAAAATAAATTTAAAACATGAAAAAGCAAAAATCATCTTCGCTATTATATGCATACTAGCTCTGAGCGGAGGAATATTTGCATTTAAAGCAAGAACTGAAGAAGGAAAAATGTATGCCTGGACAAGTGCTTATATACAAGGTACCATTACTTATAAATTACCGGGCAACGCGTCTTTTTGTATTAATACAACTTCAGTCTATTTGACAATAGTTCGCCCGAATCCAACACAATTTCCAATCAGCACTTACCTCACATTAGCGTCAAATACAACTATCACAACACTAACGTCAAGCATATTTACAAAAACAATCCCGTTGCACACTTGTTTTTTTTATAGAATCTGTTTATACGACAGCTGTAATATAGCATCATAATAGGATTATTATTTAATTAAATAATCTTTTTAATAAAATCATTAGCCAATTTTACCATTACAATTAAAAATATAAAATATTATCACGCAATTATATTGAGTTCATACTCAAAGCAAGTACATTACCAATAGGGCGCTGGGGATTACGCATACATTCAATAACCTCATTGGGCGTCTTTCCATTCAATGATGGTGTAGACATCCCGGAAAATAGGACAGCTTAAAATGGACAAATTTTGTAATTTTAAGCTACCCCGATATGAAAAAGAGCACATTTACAGAAACTCAAATTCTGAACTTACTGAAAGAGTTCGACTCCGGTCGAGACGTTGTTGGCATTTGCCGCGAACATGGCATTTCTAAAGCTACCTTTTACAATTGGCGCAAAAAATACAGTGGGATGGAATCCCAGAAACTTAAGCGTCTAAAGGATTTAGAGATAGAGAACGCTCGCTTAAAGAAGCTATATGCTGATCTAAGTCTTGATCATGCTATGTTAAAGGACATACTAACAAAAAAGTTCTAAAGCCCTCTCAGAAAAGGGAACGAGCTAATTATTTAATTGAAGTGGATTTGCAACAAAAAAATGGACAAATTATTAAGCTGCTTGTTTTAGGTAAGCATCCGGTAGACAGCATCTATGTGATGATCTTTGATGTAGATTCTGGACCATGTTGACCCACCGTTCTGATTCATGTTGACCCACCATTCTGGGATGCTGACCCACCCATAATTATTAATAAAATAGCTAATTGCCGAATAATTCTGGGATGTTGACCCACCTTGGGTTGCTGTGTTCACAGCTCGGATTGCCATTCTGGCATGTTGACCCACCTGCGGACAGTCATTAGTAAGGGCTTTTGTTATTATTTGCTCCTAAAAATGTGGGAGCATGACACAAACGCCCATTGCAATGGAACAATTAAGACAGCTTTTACAACTTCACAATGATGGAGTTGGAATACGGGAGATGGCACGCCGCATAGGTATTAGCCGCAATAGCGTGCGTAAATATCTGTGTCTACTCTCTGATGATTCTACTCAGCAACAGCATCCGGATAATAAAGCTCTTGCTGAAAAGGCGTATACCAATGACAATACCGTTCACGATATGCATCGACTTGAACAACTGGTTGTCCATTTGAAATACGCGCAGGGAGAATTAGGCAAAGTTGGAGTCACCCGTCAACTGCTTTGGCGGGAATACTTACAGCAGCATCCTGATGGATACGCTTACAGCCATTATTGTCATCACCTTAACCAGTATCTTAAGAAACTGGATGTGACAATGCATATGGAATATTCCATTGCTGATATGATCATGATCGACTTTGCAGGTAAAAAGCTCCATTATATTGATCTTGCTACCGGAGAACTGATCGAATGGGAAGTATTTATCGCAATTCTACCTTTTAGCGGGCTTATCTTCTGCGAGGCAGTACATAGTCAGCAAACAGCCGACTTTGTTCATTGCATCAACGCTATGCTATTATTCTATGGAGGAGCTCCTAATACGATTCTCTGTGATAACCTAAGAACCGCTGTAAAGCAGCCAAATCGCTATGAACCATTGTTTACTGATATCTGTACACAACTCAGTGAGCATTATGCCACTACCTTTAGTGCGACCAGACCATACAGCCCACGTGATAAAGCGATGGTCGAGAAAGCTGTAAATATCATATATAACAACGTATATGGCCCACTTAGGAAACGGGAGTTTACCAATCTTAAGGCACTTAATGCGGCTGTGCACGAGCAACTGCTGCTACTCAATAATAAACCTTACAAAAGCACCCCATACAGTCGCTGGCATTATTTTGAACAGCAGGAACAATCCTCTCTGAAGCCACTACCGCCACAACCATTTAGTGCCAAAAAAGTGGTGCAACTCACTGTTCAGCGTAACTATCACGTTCAGCTCTCAGAAGACCACAGATACTATAGTGTTCCCTATGTCCATGTCGGTAAAAAGGTTAAAGTACTTTATGATCAACGGACGGTGGAAGTCTATCTGGATCACCAACGCATTGCACTACATCGAAGAGACGGTCACAATAAAGCATATACAACGCTAGCCGAACATATGCCGCCTCATCACCAGCGTATGCAACTGATCAAAGGATGGAACCGCGAGGATCTGTTGCAACAGGCAGCTCGTATTGGAACATCGACCCATCAGGCAGCAGGGCTAATGCTTGAAAACAGTATCTATATCGAGCAGAATTACAAAGCCTGTTTCGGAATGTTGATGCTGCAGAAGAAATATGGTTCAGACAGGTTAGAGGCAGCCTGCAATAGAGCATTGACTGGCACTCGCGTAAACTATACGCTCATTAAAAACATCCTTGAGAGAGGAATGGATAAATCGGCTCCTGCTTCAGAAGCATCATCTATACCTCTACATGATAATATAAGAGGTAAAGACCACTATCAATAATCACTAAATAATAAACAAAAATGAACACGACACAAACACTTCAACAAATGCAATCACTTCGCCTACAGGGCATGTTCCAGGCGTATCAAACTCAATTAGACCTACCCATGAATCAACAACTTGAAGGTCATGACCTGATTGCCCATCTGGTACAATCAGAAGAGCAAAATCGTATTAATGAGAAGACCGCATATTATCTGAAGCTGGCCAAGCTGCGTCTGCCTGCAACCATTGAACAAATAGATTGTAGTCCCAGACGCAATTTAAGCAAACAGCAGCTCGCACTACTAAGCGAAGGCCGCTATTTACAGCACGGAGAGAATGTACTGATTACAGGCGCAACTGGTTGCGGAAAAAGCCATCTGGCCTGTGCCTTAGGGCATCAGGCATGCCTTCAGGGTTATAAAACAACTTACTTGAACATGAACCGCCTTATTGAGAAGGTTACCTTATCTAAACTTGACGGTTCCTACATTAAACTGCTTAATCACCTGGAACGACAAACCTTAATCGTGCTGGACGACTTTGGCTTAACGCCAATGACACAGGAAATCCGGCTTACTTTGCTGCAACTGCTTGAAGATCGTTATGGTAAGAAAAGTATCATCGTCACATCACAACTACCAGTCTCTAAATGGCATGAGTACATTAATGATCCAACGTTAGCTGATGCTATCCTTGACAGAATGACAGCAAATGCACATCGTATTGAACTAAAGGGAGACTCTATGAGGAGAAAAAAGGCATCTGAGAATCAGTAACACATCGTATTTTTACACAGCATCAAGCTCTTACTTTTATTGCCTGCTTCGCAGGTGGGTCAACATCCCAGAATAGTGGGTCAACATGACCAGAATTTACAGCCGCCAGCTTATAAAAGCTGCTACTTATCATGACTGGCTGGGCATACAGAAAGTATCTGCATGAGGATGATAGTGCCAGCATTTACTTAGTGTTTAACAGCCCCTTTATCACGTCTGTGTTGACAGCTGAATGAAAAATGATCCTGGTGCCTGATAAATATATAATCTCAGCAAATGGGAGTGTCACATCTGGGACAACCGCCTTCGCAGGTTTGACCTGAATAAAATGCTTCCAGCGGGGAACCTTTGCAGGAGCAGAAAACTGCTTCCTCCAGTTCTTTAACATAGACAGCGTGATTCCATGATTATCACAAAACACTTGCATTTTTACATTCGACTGGCTCCATTGCATTGCGATACTCTTCTTCTCTGATATTGTAAACGAACGTATCGTGGAATTATTGGATGATTGCATATAGGGCATATTTAAACAATGTAAACGTAAAGCCTCAGATTCACATGCCGAAGATGCTGTCTACCGGATGCTTACGTGATCGGAAGGAAGAATTACCTCTTTGCCGGAAGCCATGAGTCACCAAAACGAATCGCGATGCTTTACAGCCTGAACGCGACCTGTAAGCTGCACAATATTAATCCCAGCCTTTGGCTGAAACATGTTTTAACAGTCATCAACGACCATCCCATTAATAGAATCAAAGAACTTCTTCCGCATATCTGGATCACAAAGCAAAAGTAACAATCTCAAAGATCATCACATAGATGCTGTCTACCGGATACTTACCTCATAACTGGAAACTTGACCGAAGTTAAGCCACTCCTGAATTATTACATAGATGCAGTTGCTCGTAGGCATACTTTTCTCTTACGTCCAATATCGAACTGCTTTATCCAGTTCTTCAACGCATTTACTGATATTTGTTTTTGTTCACAGAATACCTTCATCTTCAGGTTACTTTGCTGCCATTCTGAAAGTAACCGCTTCTTTTTCAGTGACAGACATACATACCGCTGCTTCTTCTCTTGGTTGTGATAAATCTTGGATCATAATGAGCGCAAACTAATCACTTCCGATAATTAGGAGAAGATGCTGTTGCTCGTGGGGATATATCTTAACACTCTCAATTTTTAATTCCAATATTACAATTCAAGGGAATGTATCTTTAACCTTTACAGATGTCTTAACACCCCCAATTTAAGGTTGGGCTTTTGAAGAATCTAAATCAAGTCCAGAAATATATCCTTTAACATTAGCAGGAACACCTGTTGTCATCCAATACGGAGGAAAGCTTTGTTTTAAGTAATAGTCAAAAAACTGTTGTTGTCTGATGGTAAAGTCCAGCATATTATCAATATTACTTAGAGTATGTTCTTCTTGATCATACTCCAATAACCATACTCGTTTCTTCAATCTTCTCATAGCCATATATAACTCAATAGATTGAGCAATCGGCACTGAAAAATCCTGTGTATTATGCATTAAAAGCAAAGGGGTACTAATTTTCTTCACATTGAACAACGGCGAGGTCTCCACATAGATGTCTGGTCTATCCCACGGAGTTGCACGCAAGTTAAGTTGGCCTTCTTCATGCAAATTTGCGAGACTTCTTCCACCAAAACCAATTGCGCCAAAACCACTTATAAAATCCGATGGTCCAGCAGAGGCTTGAGCTGCCGCAAAAAGATCACTATGAGAAACAATATAATTTGTCTCGAACCCTCCAAAACTATGACCTTGCAAAGCCATTTTTTTTGCATCAATCCAATTATATTTTGCAGTTAAGTAATTAGCTGCAGATACAATAGAAGATAAGGCACTCTCTCCACGATAAATGGAATGGCCCCATATATCTGGCACAAAAACCAAATACCCCCGACTAACATACCAAGGAATATTCAATCCTCCTACACTTAAACCTGGTCGAAGAAACTTGAAGCACTCATTACTTCTCAATTCATAATAATTAAATATAATTGGATACTTTTTCGTACTATCAAAATTTTCCGGTTTATAGAGTATCCCCATTCTATTTGAGCCATCCAATGCTGTC contains the following coding sequences:
- a CDS encoding FAD-dependent oxidoreductase; translation: MESKRKAIIIGAGPAGLTAAYEMLQRTDIIPVILEKSGDIGGISKTINFKGNRMDIGGHRFFSKSDRVMQWWLNILPLEEGNDTHKISYQNKTREINRKDFPGIKSDDPDKVMLVRNRLSRIYFLRRFFTYPITLSVDTLRKLGVGRTIAILISYLWAQLFPKKPEKSLADFMINRFGKTLYNLFFKDYTEKVWGVPCNEIPAEWGAQRIKGVSIHKAIEHAIQELSKKKTKNQGDVAQKGTETSLIEKFFYPKLGPGQLWEEVARQVQEMGGIIHMHCDVKNIYTEDNKVTVVTAVNRQTGEEMRLTGEYFFSTMPVKELIGGIVGDVPVPVRDIASKLQYRDFITVGILLRRLSFLDKHTGEWKPLKLEDTWIYIQEKDVKVGRLQLFNNWSPYMVKDPDTAWVGMEFFCNETDDFWKLPDTEIAALAIRELEKIGLASTDNVLDSTVLRVEKTYPAYFGAYEQFDKVRAYTDKLENIFLVGRNGMHKYNNADHSMLTAMVAVDNIIAGVTAKDNIWAINTEQEYHEEKSGEEVPVATAPKKVPSFKEFIWEQPWNKALIWLAGLAIILQFLIFKHFYPSAGFIDGDSYVYLESAYGNFSINTYPIGYSKFLRFFSTFTIWDTALVGFQYLLLQSSALMLVLTLAYFYKPGKVIFGLLLAGMLFNPVFFFIANYVSSDALFLSLSLIWFTLLLWILHRPNKGLIIWHAVIILLAFTVRYNALFYPIVAAIAFLISRQPWRMKVVGMLSSMVLIAGFVWHTSNQYDRLTGIRQFSPFSGWQMANNALYAYRFVQDEPPPPMPAKFKQLDKMVRTYFDTTRNIFMHQQEMMIANTWYMWDPKSPLQQYMYQKFKKDSTAHILKKWASVGPLFSEYGAYLIKQYPVTFTQYYLVPNTMKYYAPPVEFLDTYNMGKDSIAPIGQQWFGFESRKLKTHFKDLKVTILNFYPILVGMMNVVFIFSLFGFVLLKGFKYNKSLSVGLLLAFGLWIINFGFSVFASQIALRFQMLPILIFFSFGLLLIDYIWKAANNKIS
- a CDS encoding transposase, coding for MGLSINLFEFSLKIFKIIYTTNLIENVNRGIRKYTEARSILPGEQAVEKWSISV
- a CDS encoding transposase, which produces MCISGKTQVCIVHQLRNSLKFVVWKDKKRSTIALCEIYSAPDGDIALATLQHLMITGVPNIPTSSNSGIAIGIIYQPF
- the istA gene encoding IS21 family transposase; the encoded protein is MTQTPIAMEQLRQLLQLHNDGVGIREMARRIGISRNSVRKYLCLLSDDSTQQQHPDNKALAEKAYTNDNTVHDMHRLEQLVVHLKYAQGELGKVGVTRQLLWREYLQQHPDGYAYSHYCHHLNQYLKKLDVTMHMEYSIADMIMIDFAGKKLHYIDLATGELIEWEVFIAILPFSGLIFCEAVHSQQTADFVHCINAMLLFYGGAPNTILCDNLRTAVKQPNRYEPLFTDICTQLSEHYATTFSATRPYSPRDKAMVEKAVNIIYNNVYGPLRKREFTNLKALNAAVHEQLLLLNNKPYKSTPYSRWHYFEQQEQSSLKPLPPQPFSAKKVVQLTVQRNYHVQLSEDHRYYSVPYVHVGKKVKVLYDQRTVEVYLDHQRIALHRRDGHNKAYTTLAEHMPPHHQRMQLIKGWNREDLLQQAARIGTSTHQAAGLMLENSIYIEQNYKACFGMLMLQKKYGSDRLEAACNRALTGTRVNYTLIKNILERGMDKSAPASEASSIPLHDNIRGKDHYQ
- the istB gene encoding IS21-like element helper ATPase IstB; translation: MNTTQTLQQMQSLRLQGMFQAYQTQLDLPMNQQLEGHDLIAHLVQSEEQNRINEKTAYYLKLAKLRLPATIEQIDCSPRRNLSKQQLALLSEGRYLQHGENVLITGATGCGKSHLACALGHQACLQGYKTTYLNMNRLIEKVTLSKLDGSYIKLLNHLERQTLIVLDDFGLTPMTQEIRLTLLQLLEDRYGKKSIIVTSQLPVSKWHEYINDPTLADAILDRMTANAHRIELKGDSMRRKKASENQ
- the tnpA gene encoding IS66 family insertion sequence element accessory protein TnpA; protein product: MPYMQSSNNSTIRSFTISEKKSIAMQWSQSNVKMQVFCDNHGITLSMLKNWRKQFSAPAKVPRWKHFIQVKPAKAVVPDVTLPFAEIIYLSGTRIIFHSAVNTDVIKGLLNTK
- a CDS encoding transposase domain-containing protein, which produces MLYSLNATCKLHNINPSLWLKHVLTVINDHPINRIKELLPHIWITKQK
- the tnpA gene encoding IS66 family insertion sequence element accessory protein TnpA, with the translated sequence MYHNQEKKQRYVCLSLKKKRLLSEWQQSNLKMKVFCEQKQISVNALKNWIKQFDIGRKRKVCLRATASM